GTTGGAGAGGAAGAACAGGTCCTGGCCCACGCCGTTCATATCGAAGGGCTCGGGTGTGTGCTTCATGAACTTGAAGTACAAGGCCACCAGCAAATCGGTGCAGCCCAGCGAGCCGCCGGGGTGGCCCGAGTTTACGGCGTGCACCATGCGCACGATGTCGCGGCGCACTTGCGCGGCAATTTGCTTGAGCTCGGTGATGGAGCGGGTCGCCGTGGCTGCGGCGGGAGAAGAAGAAGCTGACATATGGGGTAAGTGAGGGGGTTCGGGAGAATAAGCCAACAACAGCGCCGCCTTATGCGGCAAATCGTTGGCGAAGGTTACGGGCCAGGTTCAGGCAATAGCGCCTAGGTGCCAGCAAAAATCGGCAGTGGGCAGCACCTCGCCAAAACCAAACCGGCGGGCCTACAAGAGGTCCGCCGGCGGCTGAAATTACTTGAGCAATTGAGCAGCGTGGTTCTTGGTGTCGGGTCGGCGGATGATACGCTCCACGCGGCCGTCGGCATCGATCAGGAAAGTGGTACGCACCACGCCCCAATAGGTGCGGCCGTAGTTTTTCTTTTCCTGCCACACGCCGTAGGCCTGGGCCAGCTGCTTGTCGGGGTCGGCGAGCAACTGAAAGGGCAGCTCGTATTTCTGAGCAAACCGCTGGTGCGACTCCCCGGTATCGGGGCTGACGCCGAGTACGGTAATGCCGGCGGCTTTCAGCTCGGTTTCGCCGTCGCGCAGCGAGCAGGCCTGGGCCGTACAGCCGGGGGTGTCGTCTTTGGGGTAGAAGTACAGGGCCACGCGCTGGCCGCGCAAATCGGAAAGGCGCACGGTTTGGCCGTGCTGGTCTTGCGACGCGAAATCGGGGGCTTGGTCGCCGGGGTTCAGCGTAATCATCGGGGCAAAGGTAAAAGCCTTGGCCAGATGTAGCGCCTCCCTAGGTGCCCGGGTGCCCCGGAGCCGGCAGCACCTAGGGCTGCTCGGCCTCTAGCTGCTCGGTGTAAATGAGTTTCTCGACCGGATAGCCTTTTTGCCGGGCTACCTCCACGAGGTTGTGCAGGGTAGGCAGCGAAAGGTGTGGCCTGCGGGCGAGTATCCAGAGGGCTTTGCGGTTGGGCGTGCCTACCAGGGCAAACTGGTACTCGGGGTCGAGCGTCAGAATCCAGTAGTCGCCCTCGAACGGCCACTGAAACTGCACCTTCAGCTTGGCGTTGGTTTCGGTATCAACCACGCGGGCCACGCCGTGCACGGCCTCAGCAGGCCCGTACACCGAGTTTTTGCGGCAGGTATTCTTCACCTCAATGCGGCCATCGGCCATGGGGTGGTACTCGGCCGTTACGTTGGTGCAGCGGCGCTCGAAGCGCTGCGGCAGGCGCGCTATTTCGTACCACAAACCGGCGTAGCGGTGCAAATCGACGTGCGGAACGGTAATCAGCTCGGGGCGTTTGCGGCGCGTAAGGGCGTACACGGCCGCACCGGCTGCCACGGTGGCCGCGGCGGCCGTGAGCAGGCCAGGCTTACGGATGTTGGGAGTAGGCATATGGTTGGGGTGTGGTTTGGGGCGCTGGGTGCCAGCCCTAGGTACGTTGGGGCGACATTTACGTTAGGCCTGCCGCGCACCCCGTGCTGCAACCCTGCCCGAATGGGGGCACAAGAAAAAAGCGGAGCCTGGGCTCCGCTTTTTATGCTTTACAGCTGAAATGTGAGGGTCTTTTCGTTGCCGGCCTGGTCGGTGATGTGCAGGCGGGCGGCCCCGCGCAGCGGCGGCCCGAGGGTGTCTTCGCGCTCGGTAAACAGCGTGGCGTTTTTGTGCTCGAAGCGAAGGCGTTTAAACTGCCCGTTGATTTCGAGGCGGTAGCTGGCCAGGCCCGACAGGTCGTCGCCTACTTTAAATACCAGCCCACCGTAGCCTTTGCTCACCAGCCTGGCCGAAGGTGCCGTGGTATCGGCCAGGATGCGGTACTGACCCAGGATTTTGGTGGTGAAGGAAACGGCCTCGCCGTCCCACTTACCACCCTGGTAAATGCGCCCGTTGCCGCGAATCAGGTACACCGCCGAGCGGCGCTTGTCGGCCACGGGTACCTCAGGCTTCAGGGTGACGCGAATAGGCGCCAGCAGCGGCGTACGCGGGTTTTGTACCGTCCAGAGGCCGTTTTTGTAGCTGGTTTGCAGGTACAGCGTATCGAACAGGGTGTTGGGGCTGAACGCAATATTCAGGTGCTGATTCGAGAACAGCTGCTCGGTTTGGGCCGGTATGGCCGCCACCCGGTCGAAGCGTTGGGCCAGCCGGATACCGGGGAAGCGCAGGGAATCGGGCAGGCCAGCGCGCAAGTCGTAGAGGTACACCGAGCGGCTTTGGTCGGTGTAGCTGGGCTTCAGCTGCAGTTGGCGGTTGCCGCGCAGCAGCGTCAGGTTGGGCGCCTGGCGGGCGGTATCGTCGGCGGTTACGCGCAAAATGTTGCGCAGCACATCGTAGCGCAGGGCGGGCTTGCGCACCGCGGCCGAGCGCGTTTGCCAGTAATCGGAGGCCACGCCGCGCAGCACCATGCGCAGCGGTGTGGTGTTGCCGTACGAGTCGGACAAGCGCATTTCTATGGTGTACACCTTGCCGGGCTCGGTACGCAGGCGGCCTTTGCTGGGGCCGGTTTCGTAAATGGGCAGGGTGTTGCCTTCGTCAACCCACAGCTTTTCCATCGTCCTACGAGTGGTCATCATGTACTCGTAGTCGGTGTGGTGGTTTACCTGCCGGGTTTCGTCGGGGAAGCCCACGCCGTTGATGGCGTGCGTGTAGTGCGGCGCGCCGTTCACGCGTACCTCCACCCGCTGCAGGCCGTTTTTGTTCCAGGCGTTGTCGAACCGGTCGAAGCCCTGCAGCAGCAAGCCCACCGTGCCCGCCACCGGAATGGTATCGGCTACGGCAAAGCCCGCGGTGTTGGTGCCGGTGGGGGCAAACAGGCGCTTCTCGAAGCGGCCCTGCACGCGGCCATCGATGCTCAGCGGCTCCACGGCCGTCATCACGGCGGTGGGCGGTATGTGGTCCTGAATTTCGGCAAAGCCGCCCCACTGCAGCGGGTTCAGCTGGGTGTCTTTGGCGTCGCGTACTTCCCAGTGCAGGTGCGGGCCCGCCGAGCCGCCGGTGTTGCCCGAAAGGGCCACCACGTCGCCGCGCTTCACCGCAAACTCGCCGGGCCGGAAGAACAGCTCCAGCTCGTAGGTCTGCTTTTCGTACTGGCGCTTCAGCAGCTCCTGGGCCACCGGGCCTTTAAACTGGTTGAGGTGGCCGTACACCGTAACCAACCCGTTGGGGTGGGTGATATAGAGCACGTTGCCGTAGCCAAACGACGACTGCTTGAGGCGCGAGATGTAGCCGTCGGCGGAGGCGTACACGGGCAGGCCCACCACGCCGTCGGTTTTAATGTCGAGCCCGCCGTGGAAGTGGTTGGGGCGCAGCTCGCCCATGCTGGCCGCCAGCAGGTTGGGCTTGCCGGGCTTGATGGGGAACAGGAAATAATCCCTAGGTACCGAAACGCTGTCGGGCGGGGCGGGGGCGGGTTTGGCGGCCGCCGGCTTGTCGCCTTTGTTGGTATCGGTGGTGCAGGCCGAGGGGGCCGCCGAGGCAAGCAACAGCATAGCTGGGCCAGCCAGCAGCCAGGTAGAGAGCAGGCTATTCTTCAGCACAATCAACAATCAACGTTCAACCAACTACTCCTTATTTCACGGCTACGTCGAGCAGCTTTTCGTCTTCGAGGTAGCCCGTGAGCTGGTCGCCCACTTTAATGGGCCCGACGCCGCTGGGCGTGCCGGTAAAAATCAGGTCGCCCATTTTCAGGGTGATGAACCGCGACACGTAGCTGATGATTTTGTTGAAATCGTGCAGCATCAGGCCGGAGTTGCCTTGCTGGCGCACCTCGCCGTTTACCTCCAGCCGGAAGTTGATGTTGCCTAGGTCGGCAAACTCCGAAACGGGCTTGAAGGTGGTGCTGAGCGGGGCCGAGCCGTCGAAACCCTTGGCCAAATCCCAGGGCAGGCCTTTGCTTTTGGCTTTGCTTTGCAGGTCGCGGGCCGTCAGGTCGAGGCCCAGGCCAACGGCATCGTAGTAGGTGTGGGCAAACTGCTCCTCGATGTGGCGGCCGTTTTTGCACACGCGCAGCACCAGCTCAATCTCGTGGTGAATGTCCTGCGTGAACTCGGGGTAGAAAAACGGCATGCCGCGCTGCAGCAGGGCCGTATCGGGCTTCAGGAAGATGACGGGCTCGTCGGGTACTTCGTTATTCAGCTCAGCAATATGTTCGGCGTAGTTACGGCCGATGCAGAGAATCTTCATGAGAGGCGGAGTCGGGGGGGATGGGGGAGGAAACCGGTAAACGACCGGCCCTAAGCAAAAGTACACCATTGCGGCCGCGCAGAAAACGCCGGCGGCAATGCGGCCCCTTACGCAAAAGCGGCTGAGCACGTTAGGCCCGCGCACAACATTTGGCCTGGGTGCCACCGT
The sequence above is drawn from the Hymenobacter sp. YIM 151858-1 genome and encodes:
- the bcp gene encoding thioredoxin-dependent thiol peroxidase, whose protein sequence is MTLNPGDQAPDFASQDQHGQTVRLSDLRGQRVALYFYPKDDTPGCTAQACSLRDGETELKAAGITVLGVSPDTGESHQRFAQKYELPFQLLADPDKQLAQAYGVWQEKKNYGRTYWGVVRTTFLIDADGRVERIIRRPDTKNHAAQLLK
- a CDS encoding lipocalin family protein; amino-acid sequence: MPTPNIRKPGLLTAAAATVAAGAAVYALTRRKRPELITVPHVDLHRYAGLWYEIARLPQRFERRCTNVTAEYHPMADGRIEVKNTCRKNSVYGPAEAVHGVARVVDTETNAKLKVQFQWPFEGDYWILTLDPEYQFALVGTPNRKALWILARRPHLSLPTLHNLVEVARQKGYPVEKLIYTEQLEAEQP
- a CDS encoding M23 family metallopeptidase; this translates as MLLLASAAPSACTTDTNKGDKPAAAKPAPAPPDSVSVPRDYFLFPIKPGKPNLLAASMGELRPNHFHGGLDIKTDGVVGLPVYASADGYISRLKQSSFGYGNVLYITHPNGLVTVYGHLNQFKGPVAQELLKRQYEKQTYELELFFRPGEFAVKRGDVVALSGNTGGSAGPHLHWEVRDAKDTQLNPLQWGGFAEIQDHIPPTAVMTAVEPLSIDGRVQGRFEKRLFAPTGTNTAGFAVADTIPVAGTVGLLLQGFDRFDNAWNKNGLQRVEVRVNGAPHYTHAINGVGFPDETRQVNHHTDYEYMMTTRRTMEKLWVDEGNTLPIYETGPSKGRLRTEPGKVYTIEMRLSDSYGNTTPLRMVLRGVASDYWQTRSAAVRKPALRYDVLRNILRVTADDTARQAPNLTLLRGNRQLQLKPSYTDQSRSVYLYDLRAGLPDSLRFPGIRLAQRFDRVAAIPAQTEQLFSNQHLNIAFSPNTLFDTLYLQTSYKNGLWTVQNPRTPLLAPIRVTLKPEVPVADKRRSAVYLIRGNGRIYQGGKWDGEAVSFTTKILGQYRILADTTAPSARLVSKGYGGLVFKVGDDLSGLASYRLEINGQFKRLRFEHKNATLFTEREDTLGPPLRGAARLHITDQAGNEKTLTFQL
- a CDS encoding fumarylacetoacetate hydrolase family protein — its product is MKILCIGRNYAEHIAELNNEVPDEPVIFLKPDTALLQRGMPFFYPEFTQDIHHEIELVLRVCKNGRHIEEQFAHTYYDAVGLGLDLTARDLQSKAKSKGLPWDLAKGFDGSAPLSTTFKPVSEFADLGNINFRLEVNGEVRQQGNSGLMLHDFNKIISYVSRFITLKMGDLIFTGTPSGVGPIKVGDQLTGYLEDEKLLDVAVK